The following proteins are co-located in the Flectobacillus major DSM 103 genome:
- a CDS encoding alpha/beta fold hydrolase: MNYQIHEGNGYKYIDEGKGEILLLLHGLFGALSNWEGVIEGFKSHYRVIIPMMPIYTMPITKAGCEGLNEYIEGFVAWKGLENLTLLGNSLGGHVGLIFTLKNPSKVKRLVLTGSSGLFENGMGGSYPKRGSYEYIKERVEYTFYDPKTASKDLIDEVFEITNSAQKVIRIISIAKSAQRNNMAKDVVRIKVPTLLVWGLNDTITPPQVGHEFNRLIEGSELHFIDKCCHAPMMERPEQFNKILNNWLEKTPIGVPEMAY; this comes from the coding sequence ATGAACTACCAAATTCACGAAGGCAACGGATACAAATATATAGATGAAGGCAAAGGTGAAATACTTTTGTTGCTTCACGGTCTTTTTGGTGCATTAAGCAACTGGGAAGGAGTTATTGAGGGTTTTAAAAGTCATTATCGTGTGATTATTCCGATGATGCCGATTTATACAATGCCTATTACCAAAGCTGGATGTGAAGGCTTGAATGAGTATATCGAAGGTTTTGTGGCTTGGAAAGGCTTAGAAAACCTGACTTTATTGGGCAATTCTTTGGGAGGGCATGTAGGGTTGATTTTTACCCTAAAAAACCCTTCAAAGGTAAAAAGGTTAGTATTGACAGGTAGCTCAGGGCTTTTTGAGAATGGTATGGGTGGGTCGTATCCAAAAAGAGGAAGTTATGAGTATATCAAAGAAAGAGTAGAATATACTTTTTATGACCCAAAAACAGCCTCAAAAGATTTGATCGACGAAGTTTTTGAGATAACCAACAGTGCTCAGAAAGTAATTCGTATTATTTCTATCGCAAAATCGGCTCAAAGAAACAATATGGCCAAAGATGTTGTTAGAATAAAAGTACCTACTCTGTTGGTATGGGGCTTGAACGATACAATTACCCCCCCACAAGTTGGTCATGAGTTTAACCGTTTGATAGAAGGTTCTGAATTGCATTTTATTGACAAATGCTGTCATGCACCAATGATGGAACGACCAGAGCAATTTAACAAGATATTGAATAATTGGCTTGAAAAAACACCAATAGGCGTACCCGAAATGGCATATTAG
- a CDS encoding CBS domain-containing protein → MLAKDVINHVLPVLKSADTVGDALGWMDEYRVGQLAIVENAEYRGLISQDILLEADEELPLLALQPGYQEVFVLAEQHLYEVLSVAQKHELEVIVVLDEERKYSGTIVVTELLNILTKKLGSQELGAIIEIALENRSYSLSEISRLIEANDTKIISSYYTTGDESSNFKDILTLKLNRRDITPVVATLERFEYQIIGAYSFESIETPDKERFDLLMKYLDL, encoded by the coding sequence ATGCTTGCAAAAGATGTAATAAATCATGTTTTACCCGTCCTCAAATCTGCTGATACAGTTGGGGATGCCTTGGGTTGGATGGATGAATATAGAGTTGGGCAGTTGGCCATTGTCGAAAATGCTGAATATCGAGGGCTAATAAGTCAAGATATACTGCTGGAAGCCGATGAAGAATTGCCGTTATTAGCATTACAGCCCGGGTATCAAGAAGTATTTGTGCTAGCCGAACAACATTTGTACGAGGTACTTAGTGTAGCTCAAAAGCACGAGTTGGAGGTCATTGTAGTACTAGATGAAGAAAGAAAATATAGTGGTACGATTGTAGTAACCGAACTCCTGAATATCCTAACCAAAAAGCTGGGTTCGCAAGAATTAGGGGCTATTATCGAAATTGCTCTTGAAAACCGCAGCTACTCATTGTCCGAAATTAGCCGATTGATAGAAGCCAATGATACCAAAATTATCAGTAGCTACTATACCACAGGCGATGAAAGTTCTAATTTTAAGGATATTCTTACGCTCAAGCTCAACCGCCGAGACATTACGCCAGTGGTGGCAACCCTCGAACGTTTTGAATACCAGATTATCGGTGCATATTCGTTTGAATCTATCGAAACACCCGACAAAGAGCGGTTTGATTTATTGATGAAATACTTAGATTTATAA
- a CDS encoding NAD kinase — MKIAIHGRNFNEAIRPFVQDMFDSLAIRGAELQISQSYHQFLLDAGIRYTASSFYSTQSDLQNADLVLSLGGDGTLLDAVTFVGAREIPILGINTGRLGFLATISPDKIQESLAEIFNNNYSIDKRTLVSIDTTLNGESLDIFDGLNFGLNELGIMKTDTSSMIVVKAYLNGEYLNAYWADGLIIATATGSTGYNLSVGGPLVMPTSDIFVIAPMSPHNLNVRPLVVTTDSILEFEVESRSANYLVSLDARSKVVDGNVKIRMERGKFKANLIKLSNTNFLNTLRSKLNWGLDIRN; from the coding sequence ATGAAAATAGCCATTCATGGGCGAAATTTCAATGAAGCCATCCGGCCTTTCGTACAGGACATGTTCGATAGTTTGGCTATACGAGGAGCTGAATTGCAAATATCACAGTCATACCACCAATTTTTGTTAGATGCAGGTATCCGCTATACTGCCAGTTCGTTTTATTCTACGCAAAGTGATTTACAAAATGCCGACTTGGTTTTGAGTTTGGGAGGCGACGGTACACTGCTCGATGCCGTTACTTTTGTAGGAGCACGTGAAATCCCTATTTTGGGTATCAATACAGGTAGATTGGGCTTTTTGGCAACTATATCGCCCGACAAAATCCAGGAAAGCTTAGCGGAAATATTTAATAATAATTATAGTATCGACAAAAGAACCTTGGTGAGTATCGATACAACACTCAATGGCGAATCGCTCGATATATTTGATGGACTCAATTTTGGCTTAAACGAATTGGGTATCATGAAAACAGATACCTCTTCGATGATTGTTGTGAAGGCTTATCTCAATGGCGAATATTTGAATGCTTATTGGGCCGATGGCCTAATTATTGCAACAGCCACAGGGTCGACGGGCTACAACCTGAGCGTAGGAGGCCCCTTGGTAATGCCAACATCCGATATTTTTGTGATAGCCCCAATGAGTCCACACAACCTTAATGTAAGGCCATTGGTAGTCACAACTGATTCTATTCTGGAATTTGAGGTTGAAAGTAGGAGTGCCAATTACTTGGTGTCGTTGGATGCCCGCTCGAAAGTTGTAGATGGAAATGTGAAAATTAGGATGGAAAGAGGCAAGTTTAAAGCCAATTTAATTAAGCTATCCAATACCAATTTTTTGAATACCTTAAGAAGTAAATTAAATTGGGGGCTCGATATCCGAAATTAA